From a region of the Candidatus Pelagibacter sp. FZCC0015 genome:
- a CDS encoding ABC transporter permease, protein MENKQINNPTRSELITDFVKSNPEYYIKEFQKIGSKPTFSFSFNLYAGILGPIWFGMRNIWNWALAFLIIETFSVVQIIRGLFGNITKDAVEKIKQVESTIAFRNKQLEAAITNNPDKVDVYKRNIKSLEDAMQGYIDEVARIEASAIWITIFGIALLISIKIVQGILANSILEKRYSEWLSDKTIRPGMQTKNFISSTIFAAVIMFFSVVHYSFPGVITIMDDFPTHPDIRLTSIKWVETIFDYAVLKGDALFTAITIGIRSVLDFLELLFVKTPWIVIITTIVTLTGLAAGPRAAIYSAGFLCYMGFLGFWVKAMTTLALLGTAAVLSIVIGIPLGIFCARRQRFYSMIRPIMDFMQTMPAFVFMIPVIAFFGTGKVAAVIITMIFGGTPVVRLTVLGLRGVPETIREAAIAYGASKWYLLRKVDLPLATPSILAGVNQTVMLSLAMVVVASLIGAKGLGQDVLEALQYANVGQGILAGVAILFVALILDRVVQGKKRV, encoded by the coding sequence ATGGAGAATAAGCAAATAAATAATCCTACTAGATCAGAACTTATTACTGACTTTGTTAAATCAAATCCAGAATATTACATTAAAGAGTTCCAAAAAATTGGAAGCAAACCAACTTTTTCTTTTTCATTTAACTTATATGCAGGAATTCTAGGTCCAATTTGGTTTGGAATGAGAAATATATGGAATTGGGCATTAGCTTTTTTAATCATTGAAACATTCTCGGTTGTTCAAATTATTAGAGGTTTATTTGGAAATATTACTAAAGATGCTGTTGAAAAAATTAAACAGGTTGAATCTACAATTGCATTTAGAAACAAACAGTTAGAAGCAGCTATTACTAACAATCCAGATAAAGTCGATGTTTATAAACGTAACATTAAATCCTTAGAAGATGCAATGCAGGGATATATTGATGAAGTCGCAAGAATTGAAGCATCTGCAATTTGGATTACAATTTTTGGTATTGCTTTATTAATTTCAATTAAAATAGTTCAAGGGATTTTAGCTAATTCTATTTTAGAAAAAAGATATTCAGAGTGGTTATCAGATAAAACAATAAGACCAGGAATGCAAACCAAGAACTTCATCTCAAGTACAATTTTTGCAGCAGTGATTATGTTTTTCTCAGTTGTGCATTATAGTTTTCCTGGTGTTATCACTATAATGGATGATTTTCCAACTCATCCAGACATAAGACTTACTTCAATTAAATGGGTGGAAACTATTTTTGATTATGCTGTTTTAAAAGGAGATGCTTTATTTACAGCAATCACTATTGGAATTAGATCAGTATTAGATTTCTTAGAATTACTATTTGTAAAAACTCCGTGGATAGTGATCATTACAACTATAGTAACTTTAACAGGTTTAGCTGCAGGCCCAAGAGCTGCAATTTATTCAGCAGGATTTTTATGTTACATGGGATTTTTAGGCTTTTGGGTAAAAGCAATGACTACCTTGGCTCTTCTTGGAACAGCTGCTGTACTAAGTATTGTAATTGGAATTCCGCTTGGAATTTTCTGTGCAAGACGTCAAAGGTTTTATTCAATGATTAGACCAATAATGGATTTTATGCAAACTATGCCAGCTTTTGTATTTATGATTCCAGTTATCGCATTCTTTGGAACAGGAAAAGTTGCTGCAGTAATTATTACAATGATTTTTGGAGGAACCCCTGTAGTTAGATTAACTGTTTTAGGATTGAGAGGTGTGCCAGAAACAATTAGAGAAGCTGCGATAGCTTATGGTGCATCTAAATGGTATCTATTAAGAAAAGTAGATTTACCACTAGCAACACCTTCTATATTGGCAGGTGTAAACCAAACAGTAATGTTAAGTTTAGCAATGGTAGTAGTTGCCTCTCTTATTGGTGCAAAAGGGTTAGGTCAGGACGTTCTTGAAGCATTACAATACGCCAATGTTGGACAAGGTATTCTTGCTGGGGTTGCGATATTGTTTGTAGCCTTAATCTTAGACAGGGTAGTTCAAGGCAAAAAAAGAGTTTAA
- the epsC gene encoding serine O-acetyltransferase EpsC produces MSDFLQSIIDRDPAAKSKLSLVLTYPGVKAVFFHRLANFFSTAKFHLIARIISQFSRFLTGIEIHPNAKIGKNLFIDHGMGVVIGETSEIGDNVTIYHMVTLGGIAPSINSNDQRNTKRHPTIKEDVVIGSGAQVLGPVVVGRGARIGANAVITKDVEENAVMVGIPARRVGIADSEFKPYGITPDSDKKSDNE; encoded by the coding sequence ATGAGTGATTTTTTACAATCAATAATTGATAGAGACCCAGCTGCTAAGTCAAAACTAAGTTTAGTTTTAACTTATCCCGGTGTCAAAGCAGTATTCTTTCATAGACTAGCAAACTTTTTTAGTACTGCTAAATTTCATTTGATTGCAAGAATCATTTCTCAATTCTCAAGATTCTTAACAGGTATTGAAATTCATCCAAATGCAAAAATTGGAAAAAATTTATTTATAGATCATGGAATGGGAGTAGTGATTGGAGAAACATCTGAGATTGGTGATAACGTAACTATTTATCACATGGTTACATTAGGTGGTATTGCTCCAAGTATAAATTCCAATGATCAACGTAATACTAAAAGACATCCTACAATAAAAGAGGATGTGGTAATTGGTTCAGGTGCACAAGTGTTAGGACCAGTAGTAGTTGGTAGAGGTGCAAGAATTGGAGCTAATGCAGTAATCACTAAAGATGTTGAGGAAAATGCTGTGATGGTTGGAATTCCAGCAAGAAGAGTTGGAATAGCTGATAGCGAATTTAAACCTTATGGTATTACACCTGACAGTGATAAAAAATCAGATAATGAATAA
- a CDS encoding LysE/ArgO family amino acid transporter, translating into MEFLILGFITGLSLILAIGAQNIFVIEQGLKNQHVFLVCIVCTISDCLLIFIGIFLFHYFSQYFNSLIELIFNILLLLFLIHFIYSKIKSRNENINLNEQTNSISALKIFLKTLGFTYLNPHVYSDTVFFLGNFSKNFILSQKIMFGIGASIASLLFFFSIGYASNYFSKHLNDQKMWKIINWIIITIMTAISLYVLKEVINSI; encoded by the coding sequence ATGGAATTTTTAATATTAGGTTTTATCACTGGACTTAGTTTAATTTTAGCAATTGGTGCTCAAAATATTTTTGTGATTGAGCAAGGTTTAAAAAATCAACATGTATTTCTTGTCTGCATAGTTTGCACAATATCAGATTGTTTACTAATTTTTATAGGAATATTTTTATTTCATTATTTTAGTCAGTATTTTAACTCATTAATTGAACTAATATTTAATATTTTATTATTATTATTTTTAATTCATTTTATTTATTCAAAAATTAAATCAAGAAACGAAAACATAAATTTAAATGAACAAACTAATAGTATTTCTGCTTTAAAAATATTTTTGAAAACTCTTGGTTTTACTTATTTAAATCCTCATGTTTATTCAGACACAGTCTTCTTTTTAGGAAATTTTTCAAAAAATTTTATTTTATCTCAAAAAATTATGTTTGGTATTGGAGCTTCCATAGCATCTTTATTATTCTTTTTTTCAATTGGATATGCTTCAAATTATTTTTCCAAGCATTTAAATGATCAGAAAATGTGGAAAATAATAAATTGGATAATTATTACAATTATGACAGCGATAAGTTTATATGTTCTTAAAGAAGTTATAAATTCAATTTAA
- a CDS encoding alpha/beta fold hydrolase: MNDIFVDDLGEGHAFIFVHGFLGSSEMWSLQKDYFKSKYRIVSPALPGFGESHKAPSLNSINDMAKFVLEVIEEKKINKFHLIGHSMGGMIVQEIAKIAGDKIEKLICFATSSIGEIPGRFETMDESIRRLKEEGIDELKSRIPPKWFVKGNKDKNYFFCENAVTNISEETASNALHAMKQWNGFENLKNIKNQTLIVWGDKDTAYNLEQVETLNTNIPNSELKIINGCSHNAHLEEPDKINQIIDKFLSN, translated from the coding sequence ATGAATGATATCTTTGTGGATGATCTTGGAGAAGGTCATGCATTTATTTTTGTACATGGTTTTCTTGGTTCTTCTGAAATGTGGTCTTTGCAAAAAGATTATTTCAAATCAAAATATAGAATAGTTTCTCCAGCCTTACCTGGTTTTGGTGAAAGTCATAAAGCTCCTTCATTAAATTCAATTAATGATATGGCTAAATTCGTTCTAGAAGTAATAGAAGAAAAGAAAATAAATAAGTTTCATTTAATTGGACATTCCATGGGTGGAATGATTGTTCAAGAAATAGCAAAAATAGCAGGTGATAAAATTGAAAAACTGATTTGTTTTGCAACAAGCTCGATTGGGGAAATACCAGGTAGATTTGAAACTATGGACGAGTCTATCAGAAGATTAAAAGAGGAAGGCATCGATGAATTAAAATCTAGAATTCCTCCAAAGTGGTTTGTTAAAGGTAATAAAGATAAAAATTATTTCTTTTGTGAAAACGCTGTAACAAATATTTCAGAGGAAACAGCATCAAATGCGCTTCATGCAATGAAACAATGGAATGGATTTGAAAATCTTAAAAATATTAAAAATCAAACATTAATTGTTTGGGGAGATAAAGATACTGCATATAATCTTGAGCAAGTAGAAACATTGAATACAAACATACCTAACAGCGAACTTAAAATTATTAACGGATGTAGTCATAATGCTCATTTAGAAGAGCCAGATAAAATTAATCAAATAATTGATAAGTTTTTGTCTAATTAA
- a CDS encoding VOC family protein, with translation MYKNTNCFHLAIPCGDLEVAKKFYSETLGCRLDNSAQEWADVDFWGNELTLHKSDHKLDNERHDVDMGNVSVPHFGVHLSRKDFDALKQRLKDSGTKYYDEPYLRFKGTKYEQETFFVKDPNENILEIKTLTSNPE, from the coding sequence ATGTATAAGAATACTAATTGTTTTCATTTAGCTATTCCTTGTGGTGATTTAGAGGTAGCTAAAAAGTTTTATAGTGAAACTTTAGGATGTAGGTTAGATAACTCTGCTCAGGAATGGGCCGATGTAGATTTTTGGGGCAATGAACTAACGCTTCATAAAAGTGATCATAAACTGGACAATGAAAGACACGACGTTGATATGGGTAACGTGTCTGTCCCTCACTTTGGGGTTCACTTATCAAGAAAAGATTTTGATGCACTTAAACAAAGACTGAAAGATAGTGGTACAAAATATTATGATGAACCTTATCTAAGATTTAAGGGCACTAAGTATGAGCAAGAAACATTTTTTGTCAAAGACCCTAACGAAAATATCCTTGAAATAAAGACGCTTACATCAAACCCAGAATAA
- a CDS encoding asparaginase: MLKKLVTVTRSGSIESEHYGVGAIVNSDGKILKEWGDSSQLIYPRSSLKPIQSLNLFKDGHIEKENLSEKQIAFSTSSHFAEDIHQELIEDWLKKLDINESKLACGEDWPWMLDNKFKAFGKYKKKRKIFHNCSGKHCAHLAVAIERGLDIEKYNSKDHLIQKELFNLIENLSENKLDQIGVDGCTLPNPLMPLNNFGYLMASFSDFKKLGNLGQVANKIYNSCVNQPDYAGGKESENSKLTKLLDKKVFFKNGAEGVFVAIIPDQKMSVVVKILDGNPRASSTAIAGMISELNIIDKTKLELFLNKSIANSIGETIGDINWVG, from the coding sequence ATGTTAAAAAAATTAGTAACTGTTACCAGAAGTGGTTCAATTGAGAGTGAACATTATGGTGTTGGTGCTATAGTTAATTCTGATGGAAAAATTTTAAAAGAGTGGGGTGATAGCTCACAATTAATTTATCCAAGATCTTCTTTAAAGCCAATCCAGTCATTAAATTTATTTAAAGATGGACATATTGAAAAAGAAAATCTTTCAGAAAAGCAGATTGCTTTTTCTACATCTTCACATTTTGCAGAGGACATACATCAAGAATTAATCGAAGATTGGTTAAAAAAATTAGATATTAATGAAAGCAAACTTGCTTGTGGGGAAGATTGGCCATGGATGTTGGATAATAAATTCAAAGCTTTTGGTAAATATAAAAAAAAAAGAAAAATTTTTCATAACTGTTCAGGTAAACACTGTGCACATCTAGCTGTAGCGATTGAAAGGGGTTTAGATATTGAAAAGTATAATTCTAAAGATCACTTAATTCAAAAAGAATTATTTAATTTAATAGAAAATTTAAGTGAAAATAAATTAGATCAAATAGGCGTTGATGGATGCACACTTCCTAATCCACTGATGCCTTTGAATAATTTTGGATACCTAATGGCTAGTTTTTCTGATTTTAAAAAACTCGGTAATCTAGGTCAAGTTGCCAACAAAATTTATAATTCTTGTGTAAATCAACCTGATTACGCTGGCGGAAAAGAAAGTGAGAATTCAAAACTAACAAAACTTTTGGATAAAAAAGTTTTCTTTAAAAATGGAGCAGAGGGAGTTTTTGTAGCCATTATTCCTGATCAAAAAATGTCAGTTGTAGTAAAAATTTTAGATGGAAATCCAAGAGCCTCATCTACAGCGATAGCTGGAATGATTTCAGAATTAAATATAATTGATAAAACCAAATTAGAATTATTTTTAAATAAATCTATAGCTAATTCAATTGGTGAAACTATAGGAGATATAAATTGGGTTGGATAA
- a CDS encoding quaternary amine ABC transporter ATP-binding protein has product MDSSSSAIKIENVWKVFGNTSPEALDAIQNKGISKTEALEEYNSVIGVSDVSFDVNQGEIFCVMGLSGSGKSTLVRHINRLLEPTSGKILINGQDVMQLDRDHLQELRNKKIGMVFQNFALMPHRSVVDNIAMPLEIRGVSKNDRLDAANKILEIVELQGWGNKFAHELSGGMQQRVGLARALAADPEFLLMDEPFSALDPLIRRQLQSEFIKLSKQMKKTTVFITHDLDEAVRVGHRIAIMRDGKVIQIGTPEEIVVNPADEYVADFVKGISRLKVVQAKTIMQTVESYENLNGKLEENLQSVDEHELLSKLIEVSKSKDKPLVVKNNEQKNIGVITQSDLLKAVIEGGDGE; this is encoded by the coding sequence ATGGATTCATCGAGTTCAGCAATAAAAATTGAAAATGTTTGGAAAGTATTTGGTAATACTTCACCCGAAGCATTAGATGCAATTCAAAATAAAGGAATTTCAAAAACAGAAGCTTTAGAAGAATATAACTCAGTGATTGGTGTATCGGATGTTTCATTTGACGTTAATCAAGGAGAAATATTTTGTGTGATGGGTTTATCTGGTAGTGGAAAATCTACATTAGTTAGACATATAAACAGACTTTTAGAACCTACATCAGGAAAGATTTTGATAAACGGTCAAGATGTAATGCAGCTTGATCGTGATCATTTACAAGAATTAAGAAATAAAAAAATAGGCATGGTTTTTCAAAACTTTGCTCTAATGCCTCATAGATCTGTTGTAGATAATATAGCAATGCCTCTTGAAATTAGAGGTGTAAGTAAAAATGATCGTTTAGATGCAGCTAATAAAATTTTAGAAATAGTTGAACTACAAGGTTGGGGGAATAAATTTGCTCATGAATTATCAGGAGGTATGCAGCAAAGAGTAGGGCTTGCAAGAGCATTAGCTGCAGATCCAGAGTTTCTTTTAATGGATGAGCCATTTAGTGCATTAGACCCATTAATTAGAAGACAGCTACAATCAGAATTTATCAAACTTTCAAAACAGATGAAAAAGACAACAGTTTTTATAACTCATGATTTAGATGAGGCGGTAAGAGTAGGGCATAGAATTGCTATTATGAGAGACGGAAAGGTAATTCAAATTGGTACCCCTGAAGAAATTGTAGTTAATCCAGCTGATGAATATGTTGCAGATTTTGTTAAAGGAATTTCAAGACTTAAAGTTGTACAGGCAAAAACAATAATGCAAACAGTTGAAAGTTATGAAAATTTAAATGGTAAACTGGAAGAAAATTTACAAAGTGTAGATGAGCATGAATTATTAAGTAAATTAATTGAAGTCTCAAAATCGAAAGATAAGCCATTAGTTGTTAAAAATAATGAGCAAAAAAATATTGGAGTTATTACACAATCAGATCTTTTAAAAGCAGTGATAGAGGGTGGTGATGGAGAATAA
- the hisD gene encoding histidinol dehydrogenase has translation MAIQYLKKSPKTSSTDDTKTREIVENILKDIEKTKEEGCKELSKKFDKFEGDVIVSKEKIEEIKKSLDQKTKDDVQFSHERVRKFAEAQLKNYGQDFEVELSEGLYAGQKLIPVNTAGCYVPAGRYAHIASAVMSVTTAKVAGVKNIIVCSSPKPGVGVHPTIVYTADLCGADVIMNLGGVQAIAAMTNGLFGNAPADILVGPGNQFVAEAKRILFGKVGIDLFAGPTEIAIIADETADPEIVAVDLVGQAEHGYNSPAWLYTTSKELAEKVMKRVPELIAELPELPRTNAEAAWRDYGEVVLCDTDEEMATISDEYAPEHLEVQTKNLDWFHNRLKNYGSLFVGEETTVAYGDKCSGTNHILPTKGAGRYTGGLFVGKFIKTLSFQRMTKESTELVGAAAARLSRYEGMEAHARTGDVRLKKYGYSN, from the coding sequence ATGGCAATACAATATTTAAAAAAATCACCAAAAACATCTTCAACAGATGATACCAAAACAAGAGAAATAGTTGAAAATATTTTAAAAGATATTGAAAAAACTAAAGAGGAAGGTTGTAAAGAGCTTTCAAAAAAATTTGATAAATTTGAGGGTGATGTAATTGTTTCCAAAGAAAAAATTGAAGAGATAAAGAAAAGTTTAGATCAAAAAACTAAAGACGATGTTCAGTTTTCTCACGAGAGAGTTAGAAAATTTGCTGAAGCTCAATTGAAAAATTATGGACAAGATTTTGAAGTTGAACTTTCTGAAGGTTTATACGCTGGTCAAAAATTAATTCCAGTAAATACTGCTGGATGTTATGTTCCTGCAGGTAGATACGCTCATATTGCTTCTGCTGTGATGAGTGTAACAACTGCAAAAGTTGCTGGTGTTAAAAATATTATTGTATGTAGCTCTCCAAAACCAGGTGTTGGGGTTCATCCTACTATTGTTTACACAGCTGACCTTTGTGGTGCTGATGTAATAATGAACTTAGGAGGAGTACAAGCAATAGCAGCAATGACTAATGGTTTATTTGGAAATGCGCCTGCTGACATTTTGGTAGGTCCAGGTAATCAATTTGTAGCTGAAGCTAAAAGAATTTTATTTGGTAAAGTTGGAATAGATTTATTTGCTGGTCCAACTGAAATTGCAATAATCGCTGATGAGACTGCTGATCCAGAAATAGTAGCCGTAGATTTAGTTGGTCAAGCTGAACATGGGTATAATTCACCTGCTTGGCTGTATACAACAAGTAAAGAGCTGGCAGAAAAAGTAATGAAAAGAGTTCCAGAATTAATTGCTGAATTACCAGAGCTACCAAGAACAAATGCTGAGGCAGCTTGGAGAGATTATGGTGAAGTAGTGTTATGTGATACTGATGAAGAGATGGCTACTATTAGTGATGAGTATGCACCAGAGCACTTAGAAGTCCAAACAAAGAATTTAGATTGGTTCCATAATAGATTAAAAAATTATGGTTCTTTATTTGTTGGCGAAGAAACAACTGTAGCTTATGGAGATAAATGCTCAGGAACAAATCATATTTTACCTACAAAAGGAGCTGGAAGATATACGGGTGGCTTATTTGTAGGGAAATTTATTAAAACACTAAGTTTCCAAAGAATGACTAAAGAATCTACTGAATTAGTTGGCGCTGCAGCTGCAAGACTTTCAAGATATGAAGGTATGGAAGCTCACGCAAGAACTGGGGATGTTAGATTAAAAAAATACGGTTATTCAAATTAA
- a CDS encoding SprT-like domain-containing protein, producing MKKKQKLKDEYNIRVKKRILKEIKDSDKKFKTTFKEIKKYFKIFNKSLFKNKLNPFNDIKIKRIIRGSGQCVEYQSYRKGTTFFVLEMMPKYKNKSEFLNTLAHEMVHLWQQTIMKDTGNHNKLFFSYKAKFKRLNLQLSY from the coding sequence ATGAAAAAAAAACAAAAGTTAAAAGACGAATATAATATCAGAGTTAAAAAAAGAATATTAAAAGAAATAAAAGATTCTGATAAAAAATTTAAAACCACATTTAAAGAAATAAAGAAATATTTTAAAATTTTTAATAAATCTTTATTTAAAAATAAGCTTAATCCCTTTAACGATATTAAAATTAAAAGAATAATAAGAGGATCAGGACAATGCGTTGAGTACCAATCATATAGAAAAGGTACAACTTTTTTTGTCCTTGAAATGATGCCAAAATATAAAAATAAATCAGAATTTTTGAACACACTTGCTCATGAAATGGTTCATTTATGGCAACAAACAATCATGAAAGATACTGGTAACCACAACAAGCTTTTCTTTAGCTATAAAGCAAAATTTAAAAGATTAAATTTACAACTCAGCTATTAA
- a CDS encoding cysteine synthase A, translated as MNNTQNDFISGIGNTPLIKLRAASEITGCNIYGKAEFLNPGGSVKDRAALALIKDAQEKKLIAKGGTVVEGTAGNTGIGLGLLGNSLGYKTIIVMNDNQTQEKKDLLRNLGAELRLVPPKPYKDDNNFVKVAARLADELRPTNNNGVIWANQFDNTANAKGHYEGTGQEIWEQTEGKVDGFVCSSGTGGTISGVSNALKEKNKDIKIYLSDPKGSALYNYIKNGELKSEGGSITEGIGSSRVTANFGEAKIDDAYSIDDHEALPILYDLIQNEGLSLGTSCGINIAGAIRMGKELGPGKTIVTILCDRSDKYATKMFNKKFLEEKGLPVPNWF; from the coding sequence ATGAATAATACACAAAACGATTTTATTTCAGGAATAGGAAATACCCCATTAATCAAACTAAGAGCTGCTTCAGAGATTACTGGATGTAACATTTATGGGAAAGCAGAATTTTTAAATCCAGGAGGATCAGTTAAAGATAGAGCTGCGCTTGCATTAATTAAAGATGCTCAAGAAAAAAAATTAATTGCTAAAGGTGGAACAGTTGTTGAAGGAACAGCTGGAAACACTGGAATTGGTTTAGGTCTATTAGGAAATTCCTTAGGTTATAAAACAATCATTGTAATGAATGACAATCAAACTCAAGAAAAAAAAGATTTACTTAGAAATCTTGGTGCTGAATTAAGATTAGTGCCACCTAAACCTTATAAAGATGATAACAATTTTGTTAAAGTGGCAGCGAGACTTGCAGATGAATTAAGACCAACAAATAATAACGGTGTCATTTGGGCTAACCAGTTTGATAATACCGCAAATGCCAAAGGTCATTACGAAGGGACAGGACAAGAAATTTGGGAACAAACTGAGGGTAAAGTTGATGGCTTTGTATGTTCTTCTGGAACTGGAGGAACAATTTCTGGTGTAAGTAATGCTCTTAAAGAAAAAAACAAAGATATAAAAATTTACTTATCTGATCCAAAGGGATCAGCTCTTTATAATTACATTAAAAATGGTGAACTAAAGTCAGAAGGAGGATCAATTACTGAAGGAATTGGTTCAAGCAGAGTAACAGCTAACTTTGGCGAGGCTAAGATTGATGATGCCTATTCAATAGATGATCATGAGGCACTACCTATACTTTATGATTTAATTCAAAATGAAGGCCTAAGCTTAGGTACTAGTTGTGGAATAAATATTGCTGGAGCAATAAGAATGGGCAAAGAATTAGGACCCGGTAAAACTATAGTAACCATTCTTTGTGACAGAAGCGATAAATATGCAACTAAAATGTTTAATAAAAAATTCTTAGAAGAAAAAGGTCTACCAGTACCTAATTGGTTTTAG
- a CDS encoding ABC transporter substrate-binding protein codes for MRIIKTTLVAGLISILTMFSANAEKVKIGDPGWTGATAIANLLAAVVIDKMGGEAELVPGNNTAIYAAIDRGKGEIDVHPDIWLPNQEAYTNDLVPKGTLKLSSKPYEGNQGYCVSQQFAKKMNITAIEDLARPEVVKAMDSDGNGKGEFWIGADGWASANVNQVKLRDYGLYDAGIEAVRAAEAVKNARVLDSIKKGEGYAFYCYKPHAIWGMADVVMLTEPKYDPAKYKMIQPKADADWYKKSYVASKDALKQIQIGWATSLESQSPAIVEFFKNFQLTADDVSAMAYAVSVEKKDPAAVARAWMEANKSTVDGWLGL; via the coding sequence ATGAGAATAATCAAAACTACACTTGTAGCTGGATTAATTTCTATTTTAACAATGTTCTCTGCTAACGCAGAAAAAGTTAAAATTGGAGATCCAGGTTGGACAGGTGCAACTGCTATTGCTAATTTATTAGCAGCAGTAGTTATAGATAAAATGGGTGGTGAAGCAGAACTTGTTCCTGGAAACAATACTGCAATTTATGCAGCGATTGATAGAGGAAAAGGTGAGATTGATGTTCACCCTGATATTTGGTTACCAAACCAAGAAGCTTATACAAATGATTTAGTTCCAAAAGGAACTTTAAAATTAAGCAGCAAACCTTATGAAGGAAACCAAGGTTACTGTGTTTCTCAACAGTTTGCTAAAAAAATGAACATTACAGCAATTGAAGACTTAGCAAGACCAGAAGTTGTTAAAGCTATGGATAGTGATGGCAATGGAAAAGGTGAGTTTTGGATTGGTGCTGATGGTTGGGCTTCTGCAAATGTAAACCAAGTTAAGTTAAGAGACTATGGTTTATATGATGCTGGTATCGAAGCAGTTAGAGCTGCTGAAGCAGTTAAAAATGCAAGAGTACTAGACTCAATCAAAAAAGGTGAAGGTTATGCATTCTATTGTTACAAACCTCATGCAATTTGGGGAATGGCTGACGTAGTGATGTTAACAGAACCAAAATATGATCCTGCAAAATATAAAATGATTCAACCTAAAGCAGATGCTGACTGGTATAAGAAATCTTATGTTGCATCTAAAGATGCGCTTAAGCAAATCCAAATAGGTTGGGCTACTTCTTTAGAGAGTCAATCACCAGCGATTGTAGAATTCTTCAAGAATTTTCAATTAACAGCTGATGATGTTTCTGCAATGGCTTATGCAGTTTCAGTTGAGAAGAAAGATCCAGCTGCTGTTGCTAGAGCTTGGATGGAAGCAAATAAATCAACTGTAGACGGTTGGTTAGGATTATAA